The stretch of DNA CCGTGGCTCAAGCTGGTCTTCCGGCCCCGGTGGGAAGGCGTGGAGAACGTCCCCACCACCGGCCCGGCGATCCTGGCCAGCAACCACCTGTCCTACTCCGACTGGCTCTTCATGCCGCTCGGCCTGCCGCGGATGGTGCGGTTCGTGGCCAAGGACGAGTACTTCACCGGCAAGGGCCCCAAGGGCTGGTTCCAGCGGACGTTCTTCGCCGGCACCGGGAACGTCCCGATCGATCGTTCCGGTGCGTCCGCGGCCGAGGGGGCACTGATCGCCGCCCGTCGCGTGCTGGGCGACGGCGAGCTCTTCGGCATCTATCCCGAGGGCACCCGCTCGCACGACGGCAAGCTCTACCGCGGCCGCACCGGCGTGGCCCGGCTGGCGCTGGAGACCAAGGCGCCGGTCGTCCCGGTCGCCGTGATCGGGACGGACGTCATCGCGCCTCCCGGCAAGAAGTTCGGCAAGATCGTGCAGCCGGTGATCCGCTACGGCAAGCCGCTGGACTTCTCCCGCTA from Nocardioides sp. BP30 encodes:
- a CDS encoding lysophospholipid acyltransferase family protein; the encoded protein is MNEKTFYSVLKHVVIGPWLKLVFRPRWEGVENVPTTGPAILASNHLSYSDWLFMPLGLPRMVRFVAKDEYFTGKGPKGWFQRTFFAGTGNVPIDRSGASAAEGALIAARRVLGDGELFGIYPEGTRSHDGKLYRGRTGVARLALETKAPVVPVAVIGTDVIAPPGKKFGKIVQPVIRYGKPLDFSRYEGMENDRFILRAIADEIMYEILRLSGQEYVDLYATEAKKRDTGTSGERSGDRADDKRNRTGDKPAA